A genomic stretch from Terriglobales bacterium includes:
- a CDS encoding AAA family ATPase — MLTEPAANASLYLGGRYAQALEFLCAAREGPANITLLISEPGLGKTCLLRAALARLEPGSRTAFVFWTQLEPLEFIQHLLSAAGVSEPAGDVATAQKQLQEVLQDSARAGKRFVLAIDEAQNLSPEALEKLSAVLDFGLAKTGRLHVIFAALPGFTASLERPQARRLQERVGGVVSLAALTHNETAEYIEFRSRRAGEARLPQEEARRIVSGSGGVPRVIDQLCDEALRRIAGNEQETAEITLLDSALGALFPAGQLPRYAIPFEPAQPPPSAAPIARPAATADVPARPPAAARERAAAHRAPAPPASPPRPAPSRPQAGPADPSVAKVCEWFLEPRRSWSGTPAELAVASGAAAEGLAERLQASADVLRGFGVQAAVVRRPGRPRMITLSRLSA; from the coding sequence GTGCTCACCGAACCCGCGGCCAACGCCTCTCTGTATCTGGGCGGACGATACGCCCAGGCGCTGGAATTTCTGTGCGCGGCACGCGAAGGCCCGGCCAACATCACGCTCCTGATCTCGGAACCGGGACTGGGCAAAACCTGCCTCTTGCGCGCCGCCCTGGCGCGCCTCGAACCAGGCTCGCGTACCGCATTCGTCTTCTGGACACAACTGGAGCCGCTGGAGTTCATCCAGCATCTGCTTTCGGCGGCCGGCGTGTCCGAACCGGCGGGCGACGTGGCGACGGCGCAGAAACAATTGCAGGAAGTGCTGCAGGATTCCGCCCGCGCCGGGAAGCGCTTCGTGCTGGCGATTGACGAAGCGCAGAACCTTTCGCCCGAGGCGCTGGAAAAACTCTCCGCCGTGCTGGACTTCGGACTGGCGAAGACCGGGCGGCTGCACGTCATTTTCGCGGCGCTGCCCGGCTTTACCGCCTCGCTGGAAAGACCGCAGGCGCGCCGCCTGCAGGAGCGCGTGGGGGGAGTGGTGTCACTGGCGGCGCTCACCCACAACGAGACGGCGGAGTACATCGAATTCCGCAGCCGGCGTGCGGGCGAAGCGCGCCTTCCGCAGGAAGAGGCCCGGAGGATCGTTTCGGGCAGCGGCGGCGTTCCGCGAGTGATCGATCAGCTCTGCGATGAGGCGTTGCGCCGCATCGCGGGCAATGAGCAGGAGACCGCCGAGATCACGCTCCTCGATAGCGCGCTGGGCGCCCTCTTCCCTGCCGGTCAGTTGCCGCGCTACGCAATTCCCTTCGAGCCGGCGCAACCTCCACCGTCGGCTGCGCCAATTGCCCGGCCCGCGGCCACGGCGGACGTCCCGGCAAGGCCTCCTGCGGCGGCGCGGGAACGGGCAGCAGCTCACCGAGCGCCGGCGCCGCCCGCTTCACCGCCGCGGCCCGCGCCATCCCGCCCACAGGCCGGCCCGGCCGATCCGAGCGTGGCGAAAGTTTGCGAATGGTTCCTTGAGCCGCGGCGATCGTGGTCGGGTACGCCCGCCGAACTTGCTGTGGCCAGCGGCGCCGCGGCAGAGGGCCTGGCCGAGCGCCTTCAGGCCAGCGCCGACGTGCTGCGCGGATTCGGCGTGCAAGCAGCCGTGGTGCGGCGTCCCGGCCGGCCGCGCATGATTACCCTCTCCCGCTTGTCCGCTTAG
- a CDS encoding tetratricopeptide repeat protein — MLRDWLGQERLNWSGTPGELASALKVSVPELLSLIENSGPALERLGVQAMVRTQKSGMRQVVLSRSDARASAAASAPGPASKTIQPPAASREMASATVVDPRSVVVRPPAEEVARRPATAPAAPGASPVTAANTPAPVAASTAAANTASVATIAAPDTTAALTAAPRSSAAAAPAVDYGRLMGSAPDPAGAESARRMRLFGASAAAALLGAVALLWLFAGSNGPRGLVQSEQAVQTGDVGANNPALLEAAKAGDTSAQYTLAMKYLRGNGGDIDRTAAAEWLHRAARSGHAAAQFELGNAYAAGKGVRADQRTAYAWLAVAEANGEQRAADALRQVAENMSRPEVGEARFKVGDMYARGVGVRRDSVAAYSWYALAEQAGNASAKRTTAGLAGHMLPSDVAAGRSRAADWLQAHGGGK; from the coding sequence ATGCTGCGCGACTGGTTGGGACAGGAACGGCTCAACTGGTCGGGCACGCCGGGCGAGCTGGCGTCGGCGCTGAAGGTCAGCGTGCCCGAACTGCTCAGCCTCATCGAAAACAGCGGGCCCGCGCTGGAGCGCCTGGGAGTGCAGGCCATGGTGCGCACCCAGAAGAGCGGAATGCGCCAGGTGGTGCTGTCGCGCAGCGATGCGCGCGCTTCGGCTGCCGCAAGTGCGCCGGGACCGGCTTCGAAGACCATCCAGCCGCCTGCGGCGTCGCGCGAAATGGCGAGCGCGACGGTAGTTGATCCGCGGAGCGTGGTGGTCCGGCCGCCGGCGGAGGAGGTTGCTCGCCGTCCGGCGACCGCTCCCGCTGCGCCGGGCGCTTCGCCGGTGACCGCCGCCAACACGCCCGCACCGGTGGCTGCTTCAACAGCGGCGGCAAACACGGCCTCGGTGGCCACAATTGCGGCTCCCGATACAACCGCCGCGCTGACGGCTGCGCCGCGTTCGAGCGCCGCGGCCGCCCCGGCCGTCGACTACGGGCGGCTGATGGGTTCCGCGCCGGACCCGGCCGGCGCCGAGTCCGCGCGCCGCATGCGGCTGTTTGGCGCCAGTGCCGCGGCCGCGCTGCTGGGGGCAGTGGCCCTGCTCTGGCTGTTTGCCGGCAGCAACGGTCCCAGGGGCCTGGTGCAATCCGAGCAGGCAGTGCAAACCGGCGACGTGGGCGCGAACAATCCCGCGCTGCTGGAGGCGGCGAAGGCGGGCGACACCTCGGCGCAGTACACGCTGGCGATGAAATATCTGCGCGGCAACGGCGGCGACATCGACCGGACGGCGGCGGCCGAATGGCTGCATCGCGCGGCGCGCAGCGGACACGCGGCCGCGCAGTTTGAGCTAGGCAATGCCTATGCCGCCGGCAAAGGCGTGCGGGCGGACCAGCGCACTGCCTACGCGTGGCTGGCCGTCGCCGAGGCCAACGGCGAGCAGCGTGCGGCCGATGCGCTGCGCCAGGTGGCGGAGAACATGTCGCGTCCTGAAGTGGGCGAGGCACGGTTCAAGGTGGGCGACATGTATGCGCGCGGCGTCGGGGTGCGGCGCGATTCGGTGGCCGCCTACTCCTGGTATGCCCTGGCTGAACAGGCCGGCAATGCGAGCGCCAAGCGGACCACGGCGGGACTGGCCGGCCATATGTTGCCCAGCGACGTCGCGGCCGGACGCAGCCGCGCCGCCGACTGGCTGCAAGCGCACGGCGGCGGCAAGTAG
- a CDS encoding FtsX-like permease family protein — protein MRYLHLIFANLFRKKIRTTLTVGSFAVALFLFGLLAIVRAAFGQGVEVAGADRLVVVNKTAIIQPLPLSYRDRILGIQGVKGVTFANWFGGVYQDEKNFIPQFAIDPDTYRQMYPEFAISDEEWKAFVADREGAIAGEGTAKKFGWKVGDRIPIKGTIFPGQWEFNLRGIYHGTRQADDVTQFWFQWKLLDEHKQFTKGLVGWYVLRIDNPDNAVRISRQIDEMFSNSPYETKTDTEKSFAAGWVKQMGNIEFLILSIGAVVFFTLLLVTGNTMAVAVRERVRELAVLKAVGFSNRFVLVLVLCESFVIAGIGGALGILLAKLFSLRGDPTGGMLPYFHLDTLAMGLGGVLALAVGLVSGILPAVSASRLRVVDALRRV, from the coding sequence ATGAGATACCTGCATCTGATCTTCGCCAACCTGTTTCGCAAGAAAATCCGCACCACGCTCACGGTGGGATCGTTCGCGGTGGCGCTGTTCCTGTTCGGCCTGCTGGCCATCGTGCGCGCGGCCTTCGGCCAGGGCGTGGAGGTTGCGGGCGCCGACCGCCTGGTGGTGGTCAACAAGACGGCGATCATCCAGCCGCTGCCGCTCTCCTATCGCGACCGCATTCTCGGCATCCAGGGCGTAAAAGGCGTGACGTTCGCCAACTGGTTCGGCGGCGTTTACCAGGACGAGAAGAACTTCATCCCGCAGTTCGCCATCGATCCAGACACCTACCGCCAGATGTACCCGGAATTCGCCATCAGCGACGAGGAGTGGAAAGCGTTCGTGGCCGACCGCGAAGGCGCCATCGCCGGCGAGGGCACGGCGAAGAAGTTCGGCTGGAAGGTCGGCGACCGTATTCCCATCAAAGGCACGATCTTCCCGGGGCAGTGGGAGTTCAACCTGCGCGGCATCTACCACGGCACGCGCCAGGCCGACGACGTGACCCAGTTCTGGTTCCAGTGGAAGCTCCTGGACGAGCACAAGCAGTTCACCAAGGGACTGGTGGGCTGGTACGTGCTGCGCATTGATAATCCCGACAACGCGGTGCGCATCTCGCGCCAGATTGACGAGATGTTCTCCAACTCGCCCTACGAAACCAAGACCGACACCGAGAAGTCGTTCGCCGCGGGCTGGGTGAAGCAGATGGGCAACATCGAGTTCCTCATCCTGTCGATCGGCGCGGTCGTGTTCTTCACCCTCCTGCTGGTTACGGGCAATACCATGGCGGTCGCGGTGCGCGAGCGGGTCCGCGAACTGGCGGTGCTGAAGGCGGTCGGCTTCTCCAACCGCTTCGTGCTGGTGCTGGTGCTGTGCGAGTCGTTCGTGATCGCCGGCATCGGCGGCGCGCTCGGAATTCTTCTGGCGAAGCTCTTCTCCTTGCGCGGCGATCCCACCGGCGGCATGCTGCCTTACTTTCACCTCGACACGCTGGCCATGGGCCTGGGCGGAGTGCTGGCGCTGGCGGTCGGCCTGGTCTCCGGCATCCTGCCGGCGGTGTCCGCCAGCCGGCTGCGCGTGGTTGACGCGCTGCGGAGGGTCTGA
- a CDS encoding ABC transporter permease, translated as MAIPINYNLRSLRVRWNSTVVAVLGIAGTVGVFVAMLAMARGFKATLVNSGSAQNAIARRAGATSEMDSSVTLDQVRVLSDAPGVARDANGAIVSPEVVVIAAFPLKATGTDANVQVRGLSPRVLQVRDTVKVVEGRFFRPGLNELVVGRNVARSYQGFDLGSNIKFGGGDWKVVGVFDAGGSAFDSEVWCDHTVLSEVYKRPANIFQSVTAKLASANDLTRFKDSLTSDPRLTVQVDREVEYYEKQSRMFTTLITVLGSLVAAVMGVGAVFGALNTMYSAVAERAREIATMRAVGFGAGAVITSFVFESLCIAAVGGALGCVGVLPLNGLTTGTMNWQTFSHLAFAFRVTPLLLVVGIVFALLMGLLGGVPPAVRAARGPIAMALREL; from the coding sequence ATGGCGATTCCCATCAACTACAACCTGCGCAGCCTGCGCGTGCGCTGGAACTCGACCGTGGTCGCCGTCCTGGGCATTGCCGGCACGGTCGGCGTGTTCGTCGCCATGCTCGCGATGGCGCGCGGCTTCAAGGCCACGCTGGTCAACTCCGGCTCGGCGCAGAACGCGATTGCCCGTCGCGCGGGCGCGACCAGCGAGATGGACAGCTCGGTCACGCTCGACCAGGTGCGCGTGCTCTCCGATGCGCCGGGCGTGGCGCGCGATGCGAACGGCGCGATCGTCAGCCCCGAAGTGGTGGTGATTGCCGCCTTCCCGCTGAAAGCGACCGGCACCGACGCCAACGTCCAGGTGCGCGGCCTTTCGCCACGCGTGCTCCAGGTGCGCGACACCGTGAAGGTGGTCGAAGGGCGCTTCTTCCGGCCCGGCCTGAACGAGCTGGTGGTGGGCCGCAACGTGGCGCGCTCCTACCAGGGTTTTGACCTGGGAAGCAACATCAAGTTCGGCGGCGGCGACTGGAAGGTGGTCGGCGTGTTCGACGCCGGCGGCAGCGCCTTCGATTCCGAAGTGTGGTGCGACCACACCGTGCTCAGCGAGGTCTACAAGCGCCCCGCCAACATCTTCCAGTCGGTCACCGCGAAGCTCGCGTCGGCCAACGACCTGACGCGCTTCAAGGACTCGCTCACCTCCGATCCGCGGCTCACGGTGCAGGTGGACCGCGAGGTGGAGTATTACGAGAAGCAGTCGCGCATGTTCACCACCCTGATCACGGTGCTGGGATCGCTGGTGGCCGCGGTCATGGGCGTGGGCGCGGTCTTCGGCGCGCTCAACACCATGTACTCGGCGGTGGCGGAGCGCGCCAGAGAAATCGCCACCATGCGAGCGGTCGGGTTCGGCGCCGGGGCGGTGATCACCTCTTTTGTCTTCGAGTCGCTCTGCATCGCCGCGGTGGGCGGCGCGCTGGGCTGCGTCGGTGTGCTGCCGCTCAACGGCCTGACCACCGGCACCATGAACTGGCAGACGTTTTCGCACCTGGCGTTCGCGTTTCGCGTCACGCCACTGCTGCTGGTGGTTGGGATCGTGTTCGCGCTGCTGATGGGGCTGCTGGGCGGCGTTCCGCCGGCCGTGCGCGCGGCGCGCGGACCGATTGCGATGGCGCTTCGCGAACTCTAG